Within Desulfobacter sp., the genomic segment AAATTGGAATGGCGGTGAAGATACCGTCTACCCGCGAAAAGACGGAAAGACCCCGGCACCTTTACTACAGCTTGACATTGGATTTTGGGATATGATGTGCAGGATAGGTGGGAGACTTGGAAGCATGCTCGCCAGAGTGTGTGGAGTCACCCTTGAAATACCACCCTTCATATTTCAGTGTTCTAACCACGGCCCGTGACCCGGGCTTGGGACAGTGTCTGGTGGGTAGTTTGACTGGGGCGGTCGCCTCCCAAAGAGTAACGGAGGCGCGCGAAGGTTCCCTCAGGCTGATTGGAAACCAGCCGTAGAGTGCAAAGGCATAAGGGAGCTTGACTGCGAGAGAGACATTTCGAGCAGGTACGAAAGTAGGTCTTAGTGATCCGGCGGTTCTGAATGGAAGGGCCGTCGCTCAACGGATAAAAGGTACGCCGGGGATAACAGGCTTATCGCCCCCAAGAGTTCACATCGACGGGGCGGTTTGGCACCTCGATGTCGGCTCATCACATCCTGGGGCTGGAGCAGGTCCCAAGGGTTTGGCTGTTCGCCAATTAAAGTGGTACGTGAGCTGGGTTTAAAACGTCGTGAGACAGTTTGGTCCCTATCTTTCGTGGGCGTAGGATATTTGAGGAGATCTGTTCCTAGTACGAGAGGACCGGAATGGACCAACCAATGGTGTTCCAGTTGTTCCGCCAGGGGCATTGCTGGGTAGCCAAGTTGGGTATGGATAACCGCTGAAAGCATCTAAGCGGGAAGCCAACTTCAAGATTAGATATCCCATCATTTGACTGAAGACCCCTTGAAGACTACAAGGTTGATAGGCCGGGTGTGTAAGCATGGTAACATGTTCAGCTTACCGGTACTAATAGGTCGTGAGGCTTAGCCACTTTTTTCCACGAATAAATTTAGACGCTTTGATGTCTGCGTAAATTTTGCGAATTTCTTCGTTGCTACGCATCAATTTTAAAACGGAGTAGTCCAGTACACCTTATTTAAAATTAATGCTTGCGCCTTGAAATTCACTAAAATTTACTTTGCCATAGATATTACTACAACGAATTAAACGAATTTTGGATACAAGCAGCACGCAAGTTTACCCCAATCTGAAGCTGCGGATCCAACCCGATTTAATCCGGTGGCAATGGCAAGGTGGTCACACCCGTTCCCATCTCGAACACGGAAGTTAAGTGCCTTAGCGTCGATGGTACTGCATGGGAGACTGTGTGGGAGAGTAGAACGCTGCCGGATTATTCTTCAAAAAAGCCCTGATCCTGAAGTTTAGACACAGGGTCAGGGCTTTTTTTATGATTTTGTGGGGAATTAGCTCAGCTGGGAGAGCGCCTGCCTTGCACGCAGGAGGTCAGCGGTTCGATCCCGCTATTCTCCACCACCTTGTACACTGCCCTGTGTCGCAGCAATTACCTGCTGTGGCCAGGGTTTTTTTGTTTCAGAATAGTGGTCTCCAATAATACTCTCCTTTTTCATTTTAAATTCCCTTGACATGGACCCTCTATTTTTATAGACCGAATCCAGCTTCTGCCAGAAGGCAGATATATAAAATAGAGAGTTTATACCAACCACAGCCACGAAGGCCTTTGGGTTCCATACGGAAATGGAACCTCAGGATTTCGTGGTTTTTTTGTTTTTGGAGAGAAGAAATGGACAATAATTGGCCTGAAATGAATTTGTATCCCATTGGTAAAGTTGCCTCCCCCCTGACAGTCCCAAGTCTTAAACCGACCCGGGACAGCCTGGAGCCCGGTATCAGCCGGGAAAACATAAAAAAGGAACATCATAAAATCCATGATATGGTCAGTGAGATTCATGTGTTTGAGTCCTCGACCCGGCGGCTCAAGGGGGTTGAGGCTTTTTCCCATATCCTGGTTATTTACTGGCCCCATCTCATCGCAGAGGAAAAGCGGGATTTGGAACAGGTGCACCCCATGGGAAGGAAAGATATTGAGAAGCAGGGCATTTTTGCCACCTGCAGCCCGGCCAGGCCGAACCCGGTCCTGGTGTCAGCCGTCAGGCTGGTGGAAAGAAAGGGCAATGTTCTTGTGGTAAAGGGATTTGAAGCCGTGGACAACAGCCCGGTCATCGACATCAAACCCTATTCCCCCCATTATATGCTGGTAGAGGACCTTACCCTGCCGGAATGGATGGAGAATATTACATCGGATTAATGCCGGGCCCCTGGTTTGTTACAGTATTTTAGCCATTTACAAATAAAATCAAAATAAAGATAAAAAACCTGTTGACATGCTTTATGTTTTCAGGCATATTACGTCGGTCTTCACGGGGGAACCCAGCCGGGCTCTTTCGGGAAGATTTTTTTTGATCTTTGAAAATTGGTCAGTGAAGCAAGAATGAGCGGGTCACAAAACGACCTCACTCGATTGGAAAGAGTTGAGTGGGGATGACCTTAAAGTTTTAGTAAAAGGATTATAACTGGAGAGTTTGATCCTGGCTCAGAATGAACGCTGGCGGCGTGCTTAACACATGCAAGTCGAACGAGAAAGGGATTGCTTGCAATCCTGAGTAGAGTGGCGCACGGGTGAGTAACACGTAGATAATCTGCCTTCAAGCCCGGGATAACTAATCGAAAGGTTAGCTAATACCGGATAAAGTCGGTTGGCATAAGTCAATTGATGAAAGATAGCCTATCCTTGGAAGCAATTGTTTGGAGATGAGTCTGCGTACCATTAGTTTGTTGGTGGGGTAACGGCCTACCAAGACCACGATGGTTAGCTGGTCTGAGAGGATGATCAGCCACACTGGAACTGGAACACGGTCCAGACTCCTACGGGAGGCAGCAGTGAGGAATTTTGCGCAATGGGGGAAACCCTGACGCAGCAACGCCGCGTGAGTGAAGAAGGCCTTTGGGTCGTAAAGCTCTGTCAACAAGGAAGAAATTAACTGTAATTAATAGTTACAGTTATTGACGGTACTTGTGGAGGAAGCGCCGGCTAACTCCGTGCCAGCAGCCGCGGTAACACGGGGGGCGCAAGCGTTATTCGGAATTATTGGGCGTAAAGGGCGCGCAGGCGGTCTTGTCAGTCAGGTGTGAAAGCCCGGGGCTCAACCCTGGAAGTGCACTTGAAACAGCAAGACTTGAATACGGGAGAGGAGAGAGGAATTCCTGGTGTAGAGGTGAAATTCGTAGATATCAGGAGGAACACCGATGGCGAAGGCATCTCTCTGGACCGATATTGACGCTGAGGCGCGAAGGCGTGGGTAGCGAACGGGATTAGATACCCCGGTAGTCCACGCAGTAAACGTTGTACACTCGGTGTACCGGGCATTAAAGCCTGGTGTGCCCAAGCTAACGCATTAAGTGTACCGCCTGGGAAGTACGGTCGCAAGACTAAAACTCAAAGGAATTGACGGGGGCCCGCACAAGCGGTGGAGCATGTGGTTTAATTCGACGCAACGCGCAGAACCTTACCTGGGTTTGACATCCTGTGAAATTCCCTTAATCGGGAATGTGCCTTCGGGAGCACAGAGACAGGTGCTGCATGGCTGTCGTCAGCTCGTGTCGTGAGATGTTCGGTTAAGTCCGGCAACGAGCGCAACCCTTATCTTCAGTTGCCAGCATTTCGGATGGGAACTCTGGAGAGACTGCCCCGGTCAACGGGGAGGAAGGTGGGGATGACGTCAAGTCCTCATGGCCCTTATACCCAGGGCTACACACGTGCTACAATGGTAGGTACAAAGGGCAGCGACCTCGCAAGTGGTAGCGAATCCCAAAAGCCTATCTCAGTCCGGATTGGGGTCTGCAACTCGACCCCATGAAGTTGGAATCGCTAGTAATCGCGGATCAGCATGCCGCGGTGAATATGTTCCCGGGCCTTGTACACACCGCCCGTCACACCATGGGAGTTGATTATACCCGACGTCGCTGGGCTAACTATTTATAGAGGCAGGCGCCTAAGGTATGGTTGATAACTGGGGTGAAGTCGTAACAAGGTAGCCGTTGAGGAATCAGCGGCTGGATCACCTCCTTTCAAAGGAAAGTAAAAGATAGGGTATCTCACAAGATCCCTTATGTAGTACTAAGCGCTCATTGGCGCCTCACTGGCCAACTTTGAGAGATCAAAATAACCGTAAGGTGTTTTGGATAGGCTCAATGTTCTTTGAAAATTTGTTGTAGTAAATATCAAATATAAATATCAGTTAAGCAATTGTTGAATTGCACAACACTGATATGTTGAAGCAAAATTTGATAAAATTCAAGGCGCAGCCCTTTCGACCGAAGGAGTCGACCTATTGGTCGTCGACTGAGGGAGAGAAGGGATGCAACGCGGAATTTTGCAAATTTTGCGATAACATCAAAGCGTTTAAACTTATTTGTGGAATAGTGGCTAAGCTACTAAGAGCATACGGTGGATGCCTTGGTGTCAAGTGTAGATGAAAGACGTGGAAAGCTGCGATAAGCTTCGGGGAGGGGCTAAACACCCATTGATCCGGGGATTTCTGAATGGGGCAACCCGGCGCGTTTAATCATGCGTCACCCTTAACTGAATACATAGGTTAAGGGAGCCAACGGGGAGAACTGAAACATCTTAGTACCCCCAGGAAAAGAAAGTAAAAACGATTTCCCAAGTAGCGGCGAGCGAACGGGAACCAGCCCAAACCGATTACGTGTCAAGCCCGAAAGCGTTGCGTAATTGGGGTCGCGGGATAATATTTGCAAGGGTTTCGGACCTTGCGGAGAGTCAAAAAATCAATTGTTAGCTGAAGAAGCTGGAAAGCTTTACCATAGCAGGTGACAGTCCTGTAAGCGAAAATAATTGATCTCTCTTATGTTACTCCCAAGTACTGCGGAACACGAGAAATTCTGTGGGAATTAGTGTGGACCATCACATAAGGCTAAATACGACTTGGCAACCGATAGCGTACCAGTACCGTGAGGGAAAGGTGAAAAGTACCCCTGTTAGGGGAGTGAAATAGTACCTGAAACCGTTTGCTTACAAGCTGTGGGAGCTGGAGTTTACTCTGGTGACCGCGTGCCTTTTGCATAATGAGTCAGCGAGTTATTTAATGCAGCAAGGTTAAGCCGATAGGTGTAGCCGTAGCGAAAGCGAGTCTGAATAGGGCGCTTTAGTTGCATTGAATAGACCCGAAACCAGGTGATCTATCCATGGCCAGGGTGAAGCGAGAGTAAAATCTCGTGGAGGCCCGAACCGTCACAGGTTAAAAACTGTTCGGATGAGCTGTGGATAGGGGTGAAAGGCCAAACAAACCTGGAGATAGCTGGTTCTCTCCGAAATATATTTAGGTATAGCCTCGCATGTTTCTTGTTGGAGGTAGAGCACTGAATGGGCTAGGGGTCTCACCAGATTACCAAACCTAATCAAACTCCGAATACCAACAAGTCAGAGTGCGGGAGTCAGCCCGCGGGAGCTAAGTTCCGCGGACGAGAGGGAAACAACCCAGACCGCCAGCTAAGGTCCCCAAATCTATGCTAAGTGGAGAAGGATGTGGGAATGCCCAGACAACCAGGAGGTTGGCTTAGAAGCAGCCATCCTTTAAAGAAAGCGTAACAGCTCACTGGTCGAGTGGATCTGCGCCGAAAATGTATCGGGGCTAAAGCATAGTACCGAAGCTGCGGAATGAAATTTATTTCATTGGTAGGAGAGCGTTGTGCCGTCACAGAATCGATCACGCGAGTGATTGTGGAGATTGCACAAGTGCCCATGCTGACATGAGTAGCGATAAAGCGGGTGAGAGGCCCGCTCGCCGTAAGCCCAAGGTTTCCTGAGTAAAGCTAATCTGCTCAGGGTTAGTCGATCCCTAAGGCGAGGCCGAAAGGCGTAGTCGATGGAAAACAGGTTAATATTCCTGTACCACCCAGTTATCGTTTGAGAGAAGGGGGGACGCAGGAGGGTAGGTCATCCGTCTGTTGGAATAGGCGGTTCAAGCTCGTAGGCTTAAATCCCAGGCAAATCCGGGATTTTATACGGCCGAGAAGTGATGAGGAGGCTCTTAGAGCCATAAACTGACTGATCCCATGCTGCCAAGAAAAGCCTCTATCGAGATAACAGGTGATCGTACCGTAAACCGACACAGGTAGGCAGGGAGAGTATCCCGAGGCGCTTGAGAGAACTCTGGTTAAGGAACTCGGCAAAATGATACCGTAACTTCGGGAGAAGGTATGCCCTTGACTGTGATTTGTATACACATTAAGCGGTTGAGGGCCGCAGAGAATTGGTGGTAGCGACTGTTTACTAAAAACATAGGACTCTGCAAAGTCGCAAGACGAGGTATAGGGTCTGACGCCTGCCCGGTGCCGGAAGGTTAAGGGGATTTGTTAGCTTCGGCGAAGCACTGAACTGAAGCCCCGGTAAACGGCGGCCGTAACTATAACGGTCCTAAGGTAGCGAAATTCCTTGTCGGGTAAGTTCCGACCTGCACGAATGGCGTAACGACTTCCACACTGTCTCAACCAGAGACTCAGCGAAATTGGAATGGCGGTGAAGATACCGTCTACCCGCGAAAAGACGGAAAGACCCCGGCACCTTTACTACAGCTTGACATTGGATTTTGGGATATGATGTGCAGGATAGGTGGGAGACTTGGAAGCATGCTCGCCAGAGTGTGTGGAGTCACCCTTGAAATACCACCCTTCATATTTCAGTGTTCTAACCACGGCCCGTGACCCGGGCTTGGGACAGTGTCTGGTGGGTAGTTTGACTGGGGCGGTCGCCTCCCAAAGAGTAACGGAGGCGCGCGAAGGTTCCCTCAGGCTGATTGGAAACCAGCCGTAGAGTGCAAAGGCATAAGGGAGCTTGACTGCGAGAGAGACATTTCGAGCAGGTACGAAAGTAGGTCTTAGTGATCCGGCGGTTCTGAATGGAAGGGCCGTCGCTCAACGGATAAAAGGTACGCCGGGGATAACAGGCTTATCGCCCCCAAGAGTTCACATCGACGGGGCGGTTTGGCACCTCGATGTCGGCTCATCACATCCTGGGGCTGGAGCAGGTCCCAAGGGTTTGGCTGTTCGCCAATTAAAGTGG encodes:
- the tsaA gene encoding tRNA (N6-threonylcarbamoyladenosine(37)-N6)-methyltransferase TrmO produces the protein MDNNWPEMNLYPIGKVASPLTVPSLKPTRDSLEPGISRENIKKEHHKIHDMVSEIHVFESSTRRLKGVEAFSHILVIYWPHLIAEEKRDLEQVHPMGRKDIEKQGIFATCSPARPNPVLVSAVRLVERKGNVLVVKGFEAVDNSPVIDIKPYSPHYMLVEDLTLPEWMENITSD